The following proteins come from a genomic window of Coffea arabica cultivar ET-39 chromosome 11c, Coffea Arabica ET-39 HiFi, whole genome shotgun sequence:
- the LOC113716896 gene encoding uncharacterized protein isoform X7 has protein sequence MGNSEKPFPLRLIPIRNSNTQSLFYLLLFLLVLGHSIQSVDSVASDGSSRRKGVEWQTLTKLNYSSEIRRHPNLLLMITLPWCGESRSLEKQLANAVTTQQERFGSLKLMLLYRNTERMLANALGASESDDAVTIIYFHHSLSYKYRGTLRVQNILSSVHHVMSLLPEHLPLRLLRTSHELRNFLDSTDNTLLLLDFCGWTPGLLARGLSEETNGTLVQEEKQLKVDGIQSPKMSCSADKGLNQFPWLTELTLGSDGNLSEADKITHTDGFSCTVDEFQLLKSFLPKLMKFARDFFLPPERLGFGLVSEKSLLSELDIEASAAPWLMKLYSAGCPTCSKVLTEGDDLKAILQTQESVVTELTDDMYDVPTLPANRASILLFIDRSSDSLSIRKDSKEALDAFRQLAMHHNISKHMPGRSTIKLIKSSDETSRGHGHQNDPIGKNEESSAEYTRIHTTKGAEEERLAGVHEQTRHKGFSGSFFFCDGHSRLLGALTASGLKIPSVVIIDPIMQKHFILPETATLSYSSLSDFLDGFLNQSLSPYRQSETVLQSPREAPVPPFVNLDFHETESIPRVTAHTFSELVLGNQSDSVNDGNPRDKDALVLLSNSWCGFCQRMEMVVREVFRAIQGYDRSSSKNSLLTKDNIRSSTKVPLIYLMDCTLNDCSWILKSVVQREIYPSLLLFPAGRKDVISYEGDVAVYDVIRFLSDHGALVNEKDISWGEVKEGGSFSITAPLSQSTYYEVFLEDQKREVAATQFRVQSWSSSHESTPLVVPGCILTATDKLLNVQPFDESKILIVKVNQATGFEGLIVNKHINWESLEELEEGLQKLKGAPLSYGGPVMKQGMPLVALAQKFVDDKHPEVLPDVYFLDQWATLRLMDELKLGNKSVRGHWFFLGFSSWGWEQLFHEIAEGAWHVSKGNTEHLDWPEIF, from the exons ATGGGAAATTCAGAGAAACCCTTTCCATTAAGGCTGATCCCCATTCGTAATAGTAATACGCAATCTCTCTTCTACTTGCTGCTGTTCCTACTGGTGCTAGGTCATTCTATCCAGAGCGTTGATTCAGTAGCGTCGGACGGCAGCAGCAGAAGAAAAGGCGTGGAATGGCAAACTCTCACCAAACTCAACTACTCCTCAGAAATCCGTCGCCATCCCAATCTCCTTCTCATGATCACCCTACCAT ggtGTGGAGAGTCGCGGTCCCTTGAGAAGCAGTTAGCAAATGCTGTCACAACTCAGCAAGAGAGATTCGGTTCCCTAAAGCTGATGTTATTGTACAGAAATACTGAGAGAATGCTGGCAAATGCACTTGGCGCCTCCGAGTCTGACGATGCAGTAACTATTATCTACTTCCACCATTCCTTGTCTTACAAGTACCGCGGAACACTTCGAGTGCAAAACATCTTATCTTCTGTTCATCATGTCATGTCTCTCTTGCCTGAACACCTTCCCTTAAGACTCTTACGCACATCACACGAGTTGAGGAATTTCCTTGATTCAACTGACAACACTTTGCTTCTCCTGGATTTTTGCGGATGGACTCCCGGGCTGCTCGCTAGGG GTTTGAGTGAAGAGACCAACGGAACACTTGTGCAGGAGGAGAAGCAGCTGAAGGTGGATG GCATTCAAAGCCCCAAAATGAGTTGCAGTGCTGATAAGGGGCTTAATCAATTTCCTTGGCTTACTGAGCTTACCTTGGGGAGTGATGGCAATTTGTCAGAGGCAGATAAGATTACGCATACAGATGGTTTTTCATGTACAGTTGATGAATTTCAGCTTCTTAAATCTTTCTTGCCAAAGTTAATGAAATTTGCAAGGGATTTCTTCCTTCCTCCTGAAaggctaggatttggattggttTCTGAGAAATCATTGCTTTCTGAGCTAGATATTGAGGCTTCTGCTGCTCCCTGGTTGATGAAACTATATTCTGCTGGTTGCCCAACTTGTTCAAAGGTTCTTACGGAAGGTGATGATCTCAAAGCCATATTACAGACTCAAGAGTCTGTTGTCACAGAG CTGACAGATGACATGTATGATGTACCCACTTTACCTGCGAATAGGGCGTCAATACTTCTTTTCATTGACAGATCATCTGATTCCTTATCTATCAGGAAAGACAGCAAGGAAGCTCTTGATGCTTTCAGACAATTAGCAATGCACCATAACATCTCAAAGCATATGCCTGGACGAAGCACTATTAAATTGATAAAGTCATCTGATGAAACTTCTCGAGGACATG GTCATCAGAATGATCCCATTGGGAAGAATGAGGAATCATCTGCTGAATACACTCGTATTCATACAACTAAAGGAGCCGAGGAGGAAAGACTTGCCGGAGTGCATGAGCAGACACGACACAAAGGATTTAGTggttcatttttcttttgtgaTGGTCACTCTAGATTGCTTGGAGCACTCACTGCTTCTGGCTTAAAGATTCCATCAGTGGTGATAATCGATCCCATTATGCAGAAACATTTTATCTTACCTGAGACGGCTACTTTGAGTTATTCCTCATTATCTGATTTTCTTGATGGGTTTCTAAATCAAAGTCTTTCTCCATATCGACAATCTGAAACTGTTCTTCAGAGCCCTAGGGAGGCTCCAGTTCCTCCATTTGTCAATCTAGATTTTCATGAGACTGAATCTATTCCTCGAGTTACAGCCCATACATTTTCTGAGCTGGTCCTTGGTAATCAGTCTGATTCTGTGAACGATGGTAATCCTCGGGACAAAGATGCGTTGGTTCTATTAAGCAACAGCTGGTGTGGATTTTGCCAGCGGATGGAAATGGTTGTTCGTGAAGTATTTAGAGCAATTCAAGGTTATGATAGATCAAGTAGCAAGAATTCTTTATTGACAAAAG ATAACATTAGGAGTTCCACAAAGGTGCCACTCATATATTTGATGGATTGTACGCTGAATGACTGCAGCTGGATTTTGAAATCTGTGGTTCAG AGGGAAATTTATCCATCTCTGTTACTATTTCCAGCTGGCAGGAAGGATGTGATTAGTTACGAAGGAGATGTAGCAGTTTATGATGTCATAAGATTTTTGTCTGATCATGGAGCTCTGGTCAATGAGAAAG ataTTTCATGGGGTGAGGTCAAAGAAGGTGGAAGCTTTTCTATAACTGCTCCTCTGTCCCAGAGCACATACTATGAAGTTTTCCTCGAGGACCAGAAGAGAGAAGTTGCAGCTACTCAATTCAGAGTTCAATCTTGGAGCAGCTCACATGAATCAACCCCTTTAGTAGTTCCTGGATGCATTTTAACTGCAACAGACAAGCTCCTGAATGTACAGCCCTTTGATGAATCCAAAATTCTTATCGTGAAAGTGAATCAAGCCACAGGATTTGAAGGTTTGATTGTTAACAAACATATCAATTGGGAGTCACttgaagaacttgaagaagGTCTACAAAAGCTAAAGGGTGCTCCTCTTTCTTATGGTGGTCCTGTTATGAAACAAGGAATGCCCTTGGTTGCTTTAGCACAGAAATTTGTGGATGATAAGCACCCAGAAGTGCTACCGGATGTGTATTTTCTTGATCAATGGGCAACACTTCGACTAATGGATGAACTGAAGTTGGGGAATAAATCTGTTCGTGGTCACTGGTTTTTCTTGGGGTTTTCAAGCTGGGGTTGGGAACAGTTGTTTCATGAGATTGCTGAGGGAGCTTGGCATGTTAGTAAAGGAAATACTGAACATTTAGATTGGCCTGAGATCTTCTAG
- the LOC113716896 gene encoding uncharacterized protein isoform X2 — protein sequence MGNSEKPFPLRLIPIRNSNTQSLFYLLLFLLVLGHSIQSVDSVASDGSSRRKGVEWQTLTKLNYSSEIRRHPNLLLMITLPWCGESRSLEKQLANAVTTQQERFGSLKLMLLYRNTERMLANALGASESDDAVTIIYFHHSLSYKYRGTLRVQNILSSVHHVMSLLPEHLPLRLLRTSHELRNFLDSTDNTLLLLDFCGWTPGLLARGLSEETNGTLVQEEKQLKVDGIQSPKMSCSADKGLNQFPWLTELTLGSDGNLSEADKITHTDGFSCTVDEFQLLKSFLPKLMKFARDFFLPPERLGFGLVSEKSLLSELDIEASAAPWLMKLYSAGCPTCSKVLTEGDDLKAILQTQESVVTELTDDMYDVPTLPANRASILLFIDRSSDSLSIRKDSKEALDAFRQLAMHHNISKHMPGRSTIKLIKSSDETSRGHGTSVVPKLERFPAFQKLNVKDKMSVVLMNDQTQISLEKFISDLQGSSLHEILENLLQKKKELKLSSLAKDAGFQLLSEDFEIKDAEPLPVQPEFQPNLEFSQKDDIEDTLGHQNDPIGKNEESSAEYTRIHTTKGAEEERLAGVHEQTRHKGFSGSFFFCDGHSRLLGALTASGLKIPSVVIIDPIMQKHFILPETATLSYSSLSDFLDGFLNQSLSPYRQSETVLQSPREAPVPPFVNLDFHETESIPRVTAHTFSELVLGNQSDSVNDGNPRDKDALVLLSNSWCGFCQRMEMVVREVFRAIQGYDRSSSKNSLLTKDNIRSSTKVPLIYLMDCTLNDCSWILKSVVQREIYPSLLLFPAGRKDVISYEGDVAVYDVIRFLSDHGALVNEKDISWGEVKEGGSFSITAPLSQSTYYEVFLEDQKREVAATQFRVQSWSSSHESTPLVVPGCILTATDKLLNVQPFDESKILIVKVNQATGFEGLIVNKHINWESLEELEEGLQKLKGAPLSYGGPVMKQGMPLVALAQKFVDDKHPEVLPDVYFLDQWATLRLMDELKLGNKSVRGHWFFLGFSSWGWEQLFHEIAEGAWHVSKGNTEHLDWPEIF from the exons ATGGGAAATTCAGAGAAACCCTTTCCATTAAGGCTGATCCCCATTCGTAATAGTAATACGCAATCTCTCTTCTACTTGCTGCTGTTCCTACTGGTGCTAGGTCATTCTATCCAGAGCGTTGATTCAGTAGCGTCGGACGGCAGCAGCAGAAGAAAAGGCGTGGAATGGCAAACTCTCACCAAACTCAACTACTCCTCAGAAATCCGTCGCCATCCCAATCTCCTTCTCATGATCACCCTACCAT ggtGTGGAGAGTCGCGGTCCCTTGAGAAGCAGTTAGCAAATGCTGTCACAACTCAGCAAGAGAGATTCGGTTCCCTAAAGCTGATGTTATTGTACAGAAATACTGAGAGAATGCTGGCAAATGCACTTGGCGCCTCCGAGTCTGACGATGCAGTAACTATTATCTACTTCCACCATTCCTTGTCTTACAAGTACCGCGGAACACTTCGAGTGCAAAACATCTTATCTTCTGTTCATCATGTCATGTCTCTCTTGCCTGAACACCTTCCCTTAAGACTCTTACGCACATCACACGAGTTGAGGAATTTCCTTGATTCAACTGACAACACTTTGCTTCTCCTGGATTTTTGCGGATGGACTCCCGGGCTGCTCGCTAGGG GTTTGAGTGAAGAGACCAACGGAACACTTGTGCAGGAGGAGAAGCAGCTGAAGGTGGATG GCATTCAAAGCCCCAAAATGAGTTGCAGTGCTGATAAGGGGCTTAATCAATTTCCTTGGCTTACTGAGCTTACCTTGGGGAGTGATGGCAATTTGTCAGAGGCAGATAAGATTACGCATACAGATGGTTTTTCATGTACAGTTGATGAATTTCAGCTTCTTAAATCTTTCTTGCCAAAGTTAATGAAATTTGCAAGGGATTTCTTCCTTCCTCCTGAAaggctaggatttggattggttTCTGAGAAATCATTGCTTTCTGAGCTAGATATTGAGGCTTCTGCTGCTCCCTGGTTGATGAAACTATATTCTGCTGGTTGCCCAACTTGTTCAAAGGTTCTTACGGAAGGTGATGATCTCAAAGCCATATTACAGACTCAAGAGTCTGTTGTCACAGAG CTGACAGATGACATGTATGATGTACCCACTTTACCTGCGAATAGGGCGTCAATACTTCTTTTCATTGACAGATCATCTGATTCCTTATCTATCAGGAAAGACAGCAAGGAAGCTCTTGATGCTTTCAGACAATTAGCAATGCACCATAACATCTCAAAGCATATGCCTGGACGAAGCACTATTAAATTGATAAAGTCATCTGATGAAACTTCTCGAGGACATGGTACGTCAGTAGTCCCTAAACTAGAGCGCTTTCCAGCATTTCAGAAGTTAAATGTGAAGGATAAGATGTCTGTAGTGCTTATGAATGATCAGACGCAAATTTCGCTAGAAAAATTTATTTCAGATTTACAGGGTAGTTCCTTGCATGAGATCCTGGAAAATTTGCtccagaaaaagaaagaattaaagTTAAGCTCCCTTGCAAAAGATGCAGGATTTCAACTTTTGTCTGAAGATTTTGAAATTAAAGATGCTGAACCTCTACCTGTCCAGCCAGAATTTCAGCCTAATTTGGAGTTTTCTCAGAAAGATGATATTGAAGATACTTTGG GTCATCAGAATGATCCCATTGGGAAGAATGAGGAATCATCTGCTGAATACACTCGTATTCATACAACTAAAGGAGCCGAGGAGGAAAGACTTGCCGGAGTGCATGAGCAGACACGACACAAAGGATTTAGTggttcatttttcttttgtgaTGGTCACTCTAGATTGCTTGGAGCACTCACTGCTTCTGGCTTAAAGATTCCATCAGTGGTGATAATCGATCCCATTATGCAGAAACATTTTATCTTACCTGAGACGGCTACTTTGAGTTATTCCTCATTATCTGATTTTCTTGATGGGTTTCTAAATCAAAGTCTTTCTCCATATCGACAATCTGAAACTGTTCTTCAGAGCCCTAGGGAGGCTCCAGTTCCTCCATTTGTCAATCTAGATTTTCATGAGACTGAATCTATTCCTCGAGTTACAGCCCATACATTTTCTGAGCTGGTCCTTGGTAATCAGTCTGATTCTGTGAACGATGGTAATCCTCGGGACAAAGATGCGTTGGTTCTATTAAGCAACAGCTGGTGTGGATTTTGCCAGCGGATGGAAATGGTTGTTCGTGAAGTATTTAGAGCAATTCAAGGTTATGATAGATCAAGTAGCAAGAATTCTTTATTGACAAAAG ATAACATTAGGAGTTCCACAAAGGTGCCACTCATATATTTGATGGATTGTACGCTGAATGACTGCAGCTGGATTTTGAAATCTGTGGTTCAG AGGGAAATTTATCCATCTCTGTTACTATTTCCAGCTGGCAGGAAGGATGTGATTAGTTACGAAGGAGATGTAGCAGTTTATGATGTCATAAGATTTTTGTCTGATCATGGAGCTCTGGTCAATGAGAAAG ataTTTCATGGGGTGAGGTCAAAGAAGGTGGAAGCTTTTCTATAACTGCTCCTCTGTCCCAGAGCACATACTATGAAGTTTTCCTCGAGGACCAGAAGAGAGAAGTTGCAGCTACTCAATTCAGAGTTCAATCTTGGAGCAGCTCACATGAATCAACCCCTTTAGTAGTTCCTGGATGCATTTTAACTGCAACAGACAAGCTCCTGAATGTACAGCCCTTTGATGAATCCAAAATTCTTATCGTGAAAGTGAATCAAGCCACAGGATTTGAAGGTTTGATTGTTAACAAACATATCAATTGGGAGTCACttgaagaacttgaagaagGTCTACAAAAGCTAAAGGGTGCTCCTCTTTCTTATGGTGGTCCTGTTATGAAACAAGGAATGCCCTTGGTTGCTTTAGCACAGAAATTTGTGGATGATAAGCACCCAGAAGTGCTACCGGATGTGTATTTTCTTGATCAATGGGCAACACTTCGACTAATGGATGAACTGAAGTTGGGGAATAAATCTGTTCGTGGTCACTGGTTTTTCTTGGGGTTTTCAAGCTGGGGTTGGGAACAGTTGTTTCATGAGATTGCTGAGGGAGCTTGGCATGTTAGTAAAGGAAATACTGAACATTTAGATTGGCCTGAGATCTTCTAG
- the LOC113716896 gene encoding uncharacterized protein isoform X5, giving the protein MGNSEKPFPLRLIPIRNSNTQSLFYLLLFLLVLGHSIQSVDSVASDGSSRRKGVEWQTLTKLNYSSEIRRHPNLLLMITLPWCGESRSLEKQLANAVTTQQERFGSLKLMLLYRNTERMLANALGASESDDAVTIIYFHHSLSYKYRGTLRVQNILSSVHHVMSLLPEHLPLRLLRTSHELRNFLDSTDNTLLLLDFCGWTPGLLARGLSEETNGTLVQEEKQLKVDGIQSPKMSCSADKGLNQFPWLTELTLGSDGNLSEADKITHTDGFSCTVDEFQLLKSFLPKLMKFARDFFLPPERLGFGLVSEKSLLSELDIEASAAPWLMKLYSAGCPTCSKVLTEGDDLKAILQTQESVVTELTDDMYDVPTLPANRASILLFIDRSSDSLSIRKDSKEALDAFRQLAMHHNISKHMPGRSTIKLIKSSDETSRGHGFQLLSEDFEIKDAEPLPVQPEFQPNLEFSQKDDIEDTLGLDRDPKLQNHVSFKPVTDEESRLTDATSSYLGHQNDPIGKNEESSAEYTRIHTTKGAEEERLAGVHEQTRHKGFSGSFFFCDGHSRLLGALTASGLKIPSVVIIDPIMQKHFILPETATLSYSSLSDFLDGFLNQSLSPYRQSETVLQSPREAPVPPFVNLDFHETESIPRVTAHTFSELVLGNQSDSVNDGNPRDKDALVLLSNSWCGFCQRMEMVVREVFRAIQGYDRSSSKNSLLTKDNIRSSTKVPLIYLMDCTLNDCSWILKSVVQREIYPSLLLFPAGRKDVISYEGDVAVYDVIRFLSDHGALVNEKDISWGEVKEGGSFSITAPLSQSTYYEVFLEDQKREVAATQFRVQSWSSSHESTPLVVPGCILTATDKLLNVQPFDESKILIVKVNQATGFEGLIVNKHINWESLEELEEGLQKLKGAPLSYGGPVMKQGMPLVALAQKFVDDKHPEVLPDVYFLDQWATLRLMDELKLGNKSVRGHWFFLGFSSWGWEQLFHEIAEGAWHVSKGNTEHLDWPEIF; this is encoded by the exons ATGGGAAATTCAGAGAAACCCTTTCCATTAAGGCTGATCCCCATTCGTAATAGTAATACGCAATCTCTCTTCTACTTGCTGCTGTTCCTACTGGTGCTAGGTCATTCTATCCAGAGCGTTGATTCAGTAGCGTCGGACGGCAGCAGCAGAAGAAAAGGCGTGGAATGGCAAACTCTCACCAAACTCAACTACTCCTCAGAAATCCGTCGCCATCCCAATCTCCTTCTCATGATCACCCTACCAT ggtGTGGAGAGTCGCGGTCCCTTGAGAAGCAGTTAGCAAATGCTGTCACAACTCAGCAAGAGAGATTCGGTTCCCTAAAGCTGATGTTATTGTACAGAAATACTGAGAGAATGCTGGCAAATGCACTTGGCGCCTCCGAGTCTGACGATGCAGTAACTATTATCTACTTCCACCATTCCTTGTCTTACAAGTACCGCGGAACACTTCGAGTGCAAAACATCTTATCTTCTGTTCATCATGTCATGTCTCTCTTGCCTGAACACCTTCCCTTAAGACTCTTACGCACATCACACGAGTTGAGGAATTTCCTTGATTCAACTGACAACACTTTGCTTCTCCTGGATTTTTGCGGATGGACTCCCGGGCTGCTCGCTAGGG GTTTGAGTGAAGAGACCAACGGAACACTTGTGCAGGAGGAGAAGCAGCTGAAGGTGGATG GCATTCAAAGCCCCAAAATGAGTTGCAGTGCTGATAAGGGGCTTAATCAATTTCCTTGGCTTACTGAGCTTACCTTGGGGAGTGATGGCAATTTGTCAGAGGCAGATAAGATTACGCATACAGATGGTTTTTCATGTACAGTTGATGAATTTCAGCTTCTTAAATCTTTCTTGCCAAAGTTAATGAAATTTGCAAGGGATTTCTTCCTTCCTCCTGAAaggctaggatttggattggttTCTGAGAAATCATTGCTTTCTGAGCTAGATATTGAGGCTTCTGCTGCTCCCTGGTTGATGAAACTATATTCTGCTGGTTGCCCAACTTGTTCAAAGGTTCTTACGGAAGGTGATGATCTCAAAGCCATATTACAGACTCAAGAGTCTGTTGTCACAGAG CTGACAGATGACATGTATGATGTACCCACTTTACCTGCGAATAGGGCGTCAATACTTCTTTTCATTGACAGATCATCTGATTCCTTATCTATCAGGAAAGACAGCAAGGAAGCTCTTGATGCTTTCAGACAATTAGCAATGCACCATAACATCTCAAAGCATATGCCTGGACGAAGCACTATTAAATTGATAAAGTCATCTGATGAAACTTCTCGAGGACATG GATTTCAACTTTTGTCTGAAGATTTTGAAATTAAAGATGCTGAACCTCTACCTGTCCAGCCAGAATTTCAGCCTAATTTGGAGTTTTCTCAGAAAGATGATATTGAAGATACTTTGGGTCTGGACAGGGACCCTAAGCTCCAAAACCATGTTAGTTTCAAACCAGTGACTGATGAAGAATCCAGACTGACTGATGCCACATCTTCTTATCTAGGTCATCAGAATGATCCCATTGGGAAGAATGAGGAATCATCTGCTGAATACACTCGTATTCATACAACTAAAGGAGCCGAGGAGGAAAGACTTGCCGGAGTGCATGAGCAGACACGACACAAAGGATTTAGTggttcatttttcttttgtgaTGGTCACTCTAGATTGCTTGGAGCACTCACTGCTTCTGGCTTAAAGATTCCATCAGTGGTGATAATCGATCCCATTATGCAGAAACATTTTATCTTACCTGAGACGGCTACTTTGAGTTATTCCTCATTATCTGATTTTCTTGATGGGTTTCTAAATCAAAGTCTTTCTCCATATCGACAATCTGAAACTGTTCTTCAGAGCCCTAGGGAGGCTCCAGTTCCTCCATTTGTCAATCTAGATTTTCATGAGACTGAATCTATTCCTCGAGTTACAGCCCATACATTTTCTGAGCTGGTCCTTGGTAATCAGTCTGATTCTGTGAACGATGGTAATCCTCGGGACAAAGATGCGTTGGTTCTATTAAGCAACAGCTGGTGTGGATTTTGCCAGCGGATGGAAATGGTTGTTCGTGAAGTATTTAGAGCAATTCAAGGTTATGATAGATCAAGTAGCAAGAATTCTTTATTGACAAAAG ATAACATTAGGAGTTCCACAAAGGTGCCACTCATATATTTGATGGATTGTACGCTGAATGACTGCAGCTGGATTTTGAAATCTGTGGTTCAG AGGGAAATTTATCCATCTCTGTTACTATTTCCAGCTGGCAGGAAGGATGTGATTAGTTACGAAGGAGATGTAGCAGTTTATGATGTCATAAGATTTTTGTCTGATCATGGAGCTCTGGTCAATGAGAAAG ataTTTCATGGGGTGAGGTCAAAGAAGGTGGAAGCTTTTCTATAACTGCTCCTCTGTCCCAGAGCACATACTATGAAGTTTTCCTCGAGGACCAGAAGAGAGAAGTTGCAGCTACTCAATTCAGAGTTCAATCTTGGAGCAGCTCACATGAATCAACCCCTTTAGTAGTTCCTGGATGCATTTTAACTGCAACAGACAAGCTCCTGAATGTACAGCCCTTTGATGAATCCAAAATTCTTATCGTGAAAGTGAATCAAGCCACAGGATTTGAAGGTTTGATTGTTAACAAACATATCAATTGGGAGTCACttgaagaacttgaagaagGTCTACAAAAGCTAAAGGGTGCTCCTCTTTCTTATGGTGGTCCTGTTATGAAACAAGGAATGCCCTTGGTTGCTTTAGCACAGAAATTTGTGGATGATAAGCACCCAGAAGTGCTACCGGATGTGTATTTTCTTGATCAATGGGCAACACTTCGACTAATGGATGAACTGAAGTTGGGGAATAAATCTGTTCGTGGTCACTGGTTTTTCTTGGGGTTTTCAAGCTGGGGTTGGGAACAGTTGTTTCATGAGATTGCTGAGGGAGCTTGGCATGTTAGTAAAGGAAATACTGAACATTTAGATTGGCCTGAGATCTTCTAG